The Penaeus monodon isolate SGIC_2016 chromosome 17, NSTDA_Pmon_1, whole genome shotgun sequence genome contains the following window.
TGCAAAGATTTGAGCGGTTAGCTGCTCTACATAAATGGGATAAACAAGATTATCACGTGTATTTAGGATCAGTTTTGAGAGGCCATGCGTTGAAAGTTTACGTATCATTACCTGACGAGACGGTGAAAGACCACGAGAAGTTGAAAGAGGCTTTACTCAGAGCTTACTCGGTGGATGCCGATAGGTACAGACGTTTGTTCAGGGAGAGTAAATGTGGGGAGAAAGAATCTTACATTCAAATGGTAGTTCGAATGGAGCAGTACTTAGACAGATGGATTTTCTTGAGTGATATTGATAAGGATTATAATTCACTCTTCGACTTCTTGGTCAGAGAACAGCTTCTTAATAATTGCAGTGCTGATTTAAGGGTTTTCTTAAAAGAACATCATTATAATAGTGCTACCGAAATGGCAGAGGCTGCGGAACGATACAGGAGTGCGCATAACTTTCGCGGTCGATCGCAGAGGATTTCTCAGCAAAGTAAGACTAATGTAACGAAGGATAGTGAACTAATTTGCCATGGATGTGGTAAGGCTGGTCACATTAGGCCTCAATGTCCTGAAAATCCtagaaattataagaaaataagcaCTAGCAAAGCTAACTTTGTTTTTGAGTCGGAACTTAAACCAAACAGgtgtataattgatgataatgggtgTGTTTTCAATAAACGAGCTGAAGTAATGTTGGATTCTGGTTGCTCTACAATTGTTGTGAAGGACAGTCTCGTGCCATCAAATTACAAATATGGGAAACTCGTGAAGGTGTATGATTACTTGggaatttctaattattttcctcAGATAAGGTGTTTTATTAAGTCAAAGTTCTTTACTGGCTGGGTTAATGCCATAGCAGCGCCTATAAAATTTGCAGACATATTAATTGGCCTTTTTCCAGGTGTTAAAATCCCGCCTGACTCCAAACCTGCCAATCTTGATCTTGATCCTTTCGAATCGTCGGAAgatcctcgctcccccccttctAACTCTCCGAATCATTTGCCTAAGGTACGTAATGATGTCCGTTCTACATCGCTTGCGACTGTTATGAGGGTGGAGACTCGTGCAATGACGGAACGATCTGAAGAACGTAAGCCTCTGAAGTGTCCCGCAGTGTCGCAACTTGATATCGGTAAACGTGACGTCATTAATGCTCAGAATACATGCCCTACATTAAAGTCAATTAGGGAAAAGGTAAAGACAGGGAAAATAGACAATGTTAAGAATAGGGcagtgaaaatatgaaataattaatggGTTAATCTATAGAATTTGCTTAGAAAGTAAATTCGATCATGAAAAGGGTAGAAAGCAACTGATTGTTCCTGagatttataaaagtaaaatattaaatctTGCTCATGATTCTTTAACAGCTGGCCACTTTTCACATAGGAAAACTAGCCATAAGATATTCCTTAAGTTTTTCTGGCCTGGAGCAGGAGCAGATATCAAGCGTTATTGCAGATCGTGTCACATCTGCCAGAAAGTTTCGCACAAAGGCAGCGTTAAGAGGGTGCCGATGAAAACAATTCCCGTCATTTCCGAGCCTTTTTCACGTGTCGCTATTGACCTTGTCGGTCCGATATCACCTTGCTCCGACCGCGGACACAGATACATCCTGACTATGATAGATTATGCTACGCGTTTCCCCGAAGCAGTTTGTCTAAAGAACATAGACACCGTGACTATCGCAGAAAGCTTAGTTGAGATTTTCTCTCGGGTTGGCATCCCTAAAGAAATCTTGTCGGATCGCGGAACTCAGTTTCGATCAGACCTAATGGCCGAGATTCATAGACTGCTGTCAGTTAAAGCTCTGTACACAACCCCGTATCATGCGAGTTGCAATGGCGCGGTTGAACGTCTGAATGGAGTATTGAAAGCAATGATTAAGAAGCTGTGCTCTGACCATCCGCGAGACTGGGATAGATATCTTCCCGCCGTTCTTTTCGCTTACAGGGAAATCCCGAACGATTCGCTGAAGTTTTCTCCATTTGAACTCCTTTATGGAAGACCAATCAGAGGTCCGCTTACTATTTTGCATGAACTTTGGTCTAATGACGAGATCGATAAGGAAGTAAAGTCTACTTATCAATATGTAACCGAATTAAGATCCAGATTAGAGGAAACTGCAAAACTGGCCGTTTCCCAAGCCGAGATAAGCAGCAAGACTTATAAAAGCTATTATGACCTTAAATCTAGAAATCGCAGGTTAAAGGTGAATGACGAGGTACTTGTACTCTTGCCTACTGATCACAATAAGATGATTATGCAATGGAAAGGGCCTTATCCAGTCATAAGCGTGAAAAATAATGGAGTAGATTATACCATCAAAATGCGTGGAAAGAATAAGCTTTTTCACATAAATATGCTGAAGCGATACTTCCGTCGCGATGAAACACCTATGAACAAAGTTATTAATGTATGCGTTGTGGAtgaaaatgattgtgataatataaatgaaaactatGTATCTGGAATTAACAAGTAGCGAATCTTTAAATGTAGGTGATCTGAGTGCCCAACAAAAGGACGACATAAATGTTCTTATTTCTGAATACCCTGATGTTTTCACTGACAAGCCAGGTCATACAAAGTCTATAGAACACGTAATCAAGCTTGAGACCACTAACCCCGTTTGTAAGAAACCTTATCCTATACCTTATAATCTGATTGATGTTTTCAACATGGAAGTTGACAAGATGCTTGAGTTAGGCATAATAGAGCCATCTGTATCACCTTATTGTTCACCGGTCGTTCTCGTAAGAAAACGCGATCAAACTTATAGGTTCTGTATCGACTTCAGGAGCTTGAATGACATTACAATTTTTGATTGTGAACCCATGCCCACAACTGATGAAGCCCTGGGTAACtttgtaaatgataaatatttcacCGAGATAGACCTTAAATTAGGCTACTGGCAGATTCCTCTATCTTTAGAATCTAAGAAATATACTGCATTTTCCACCAACAGAGGACTTATGCAATTTGTAATGATGCCATTTGGACTCAAAACCGCATGTGCAACATTTGTCAGACTGATGAGAAAAGTGATTTTTGGTTTGAGAAATACAAATTGTTACTTTGATAACATTGTAATACACAATTCTAATTGGTTTGATCATTTGCAGGATCTGAGGTGTTTGCTGAATAAATTACGATTGCATGGCTTAACGGCTGGTATAAGTAAGTGCTTCTttgggtataataaaataaattatcttgGAGTTGTTCTTGGAGAGAATGTTATTAAACCACCTGAAGACAAAATTAAAGCTATTGAGTTAATGCCTTTGCCAGATACCAAAAAGGAACTAAGATCTTTTATTGGAACAATTTCATACTATAGAAAATTCATACCAAAATTTGCTAACATTAGTGCTCCTATGGACGAGCTACTGAAGAAGAATTCAAGTAATAAACTGAATTGGAACAATGAACAAGTTTCTAGTTTTCTTGAGTTAAAATCCAAACTCTCGGATAAACCAATCCTGTGTCTTCCTGACTATTCGAAGACCTTTTTCTTACGGTGTGATGCTTCCGAGAATGGCATTGGGGCGGTTTGCTTCAGGAACATAATGGAACAAAGATGCCTATAGCTTATGCTAGCCGAAAGCTACTTGATAGGGAAAAGAATTTTGCAACTATTGAAAAGGAATGTTTGTCAATCGTTTGGGCTATCAACAAATTTAAAACTTACATCTATGGTAAGGAGTTTGTACTTGAAACTGACCAACAGCCCTTAATTTATCTCAGGAACATGAGAAATTCAAATGGAAAATTAATGAGATGGGCTCTAGCATTACAAGGTTATTCATAtagaatacaatacataaaaggtaaagaaaatgtaGGTGCGGACGTTCTGAGCCGCTGTGTTAAGTAAATGTTATGTAAATGACATAAAATCATTAGATTTTATGCTTGGTTATGGGGCATTGTAAAGGTATTCAATAACATATTTACCTTGATGTATAAATCAGATTGTATACTGTTGTGATATTGGGTAATGAAGACATTGTTAATCAGATTTTTAAGtactactaaaatattgcgaaatatttatacatattaaggatgtatatttaaatgtttattttctttgttgaaaagtaagtttcctcgtacccccttattgtaatgcgcatgcgcgtaggtatgcctcacctggtcttactctgccagataatcggtcactttgccataccacttgttcgagtgaacactgtgaccctcgcctcgtgagtaggaaaggatttaattaatacgctaattcgcatagcgtggtatattgtaagtgaactgaattcgttatgtttatttatctcctgtattttcagtctttttatgtatatttgctgacgccaggcgccacgagactttgcttcacgtgcccccgaggttaatcggagcagcgccaaacttaaacaagccccgtgacacctgggccgtttgacacgctcgctgggacgtggatatttacattgatttgttttctttgtttatatttgtaaatatatatatgataatggttgacatccttttatacccccaatttaatgaaagtgaaagcataattagataatgtaatcaaATCAAGACGAAAATGCACCATTATAAATAAAAGatcctttacatatataaatatatatatatatatatatatatatatatatatatatataatgtatatatatatatatatatgtatatatatatgtatatatatatatatatatatatatatatatatatatatatatatatgccaacacGCTTATACATTATACTCGAAAGGATATTCCAGAAATCCAAATCCAGTAAATCgtcttttccatcttttccagaatacatttatgtatatcattttcGTGCCAGATTTGCGTCTCCTCCATCAGATTGCATCCTTGGCAATTCCCTTCGCAAAACGGATGTTTTCAAAGACTACATTAAAGTTAGTATTGCTAGAGGTATATTCAATGGGATAGCTTCAAAAACATACTGAACTGACCTTACTCCCTTGCAAAACTTGAATTAGGGAGAAGAAactgcaatatatgtatatccatatatatatatatatatatatatatatatatatatatatatatatatatatacacacatacatatacacacacatacatatacacacacacacacacgcacacacacacatatatctgtgtgtgtgtgtgtttatatatatatatatatatatatatatatatatatatatatatatatatatatatatgcgcatatatatatatatatatatatatatatatatatataatatatatatatacacatatatttctttatttcatagccattcattccactgcaggacataggcctctctcagttcactattgagaagttatttggcagtccacccttccctgattggatgcctttcctaatcaaccgcggttcggcgcactaacgcttgtgtgagtgtgtgtgtgtgtgtgtgtgtgtgtgtgtgtgtgtgtgtgtgtgtgtgtgtgtgtgtagatatttttatatatacatatatatgtatatatataaatatatatatatatatatatatatatatatatatatatcca
Protein-coding sequences here:
- the LOC119583248 gene encoding uncharacterized protein LOC119583248, producing MKSVTDILREAQAFGLNPEVIERLLEHEQARDEREERASEREIKKLELELEEADKRRSHELAMAQLSCSNAESKSTSLQMYDNFRLPTFHDGQDEIDSYLQRFERLAALHKWDKQDYHVYLGSVLRGHALKVYVSLPDETVKDHEKLKEALLRAYSVDADRYRRLFRESKCGEKESYIQMVVRMEQYLDRWIFLSDIDKDYNSLFDFLVREQLLNNCSADLRVFLKEHHYNSATEMAEAAERYRSAHNFRGRSQRISQQSKTNVTKDSELICHGCGKAGHIRPQCPENPRNYKKISTSKANFVFESELKPNRCIIDDNGCVFNKRAEVMLDSGCSTIVVKDSLVPSNYKYGKLVKVYDYLGISNYFPQIRCFIKSKFFTGWVNAIAAPIKFADILIGLFPGVKIPPDSKPANLDLDPFESSEDPRSPPSNSPNHLPKDLRCLLNKLRLHGLTAGISKCFFGYNKINYLGVVLGENVIKPPEDKIKAIELMPLPDTKKELRSFIGTISYYRKFIPKFANISAPMDELLKKNSSNKLNWNNEQVSSFLELKSKLSDKPILCLPDYSKTFFLRCDASENGIGAVCFRNIMEQRCL